The following coding sequences are from one Thermostaphylospora chromogena window:
- a CDS encoding sigma-70 family RNA polymerase sigma factor produces the protein MNNRMLVASLRNREPGAFATLYDRYAEGLYEFCLMALGDSESAQVAFRDTLIAAEAHIHALGDADRLRAWLYALASRECQRRKAQSAEQSVKLPQMPEAPEVPEIPDFKVNDGVDLCHLAWRAVWSLASDEREILVLAVRQEMPTSEIVRVTGLPSRRVEALLETARLHLSDAVTAEIVARKESCECPGRAAVLHGFSGEMTRTMRADLIAHLAECAACAPQRERRVSAAKVFALLPSPPLPDTLRVRVLSCSADPDLQPYRRYIAARVGALDASGFPVISSEGGHRHHRAVAGAVAAAATMIAVAVVFANAGMVLEGPARGAVAGEPPQPGSPTTGTPPPSLGQGRGTPGGDVTPDRAVSPGASSSSPRPEQLPVVPVEAVASPTVSSSPESPAPPTTRSVTEPAPVPPPPSPTRHHTGSVNADPPVSRSERPSTPSRSATGGRPDSPSPSDGGRSTHPRPTKRLHTRSWRPAPSPTRSSDVGRPSPLPAPSPMPYNPSPPGVSAS, from the coding sequence ATGAACAACCGTATGCTGGTGGCGTCCCTGCGGAACCGGGAGCCCGGCGCCTTCGCGACGCTCTACGACCGCTATGCCGAGGGCCTCTATGAGTTCTGTCTGATGGCCCTGGGGGACTCGGAAAGCGCTCAGGTGGCGTTCCGTGACACGCTCATCGCCGCCGAAGCCCATATTCATGCGCTGGGTGACGCCGACCGGCTGCGGGCATGGCTTTACGCGCTGGCGAGCAGGGAGTGTCAGCGGAGAAAGGCGCAGAGCGCCGAACAAAGCGTGAAACTTCCTCAAATGCCGGAAGCGCCTGAGGTTCCGGAAATTCCGGATTTCAAGGTGAATGACGGAGTGGACCTCTGTCATCTGGCGTGGCGGGCCGTCTGGAGCCTTGCTTCGGACGAGCGCGAGATCCTCGTCCTCGCCGTCCGGCAGGAGATGCCCACCAGCGAGATCGTCCGCGTCACCGGCCTGCCGTCACGCCGGGTCGAGGCGCTTTTGGAGACCGCCCGCCTGCATTTGAGCGACGCGGTGACGGCCGAGATCGTCGCGCGGAAGGAATCGTGCGAATGCCCCGGCCGCGCGGCCGTGCTCCACGGCTTCTCCGGTGAGATGACCCGCACCATGCGCGCCGACCTGATCGCCCACCTGGCCGAATGCGCCGCCTGCGCGCCGCAGCGTGAACGGCGGGTGTCGGCGGCGAAGGTCTTCGCGCTGCTGCCCAGCCCACCGCTGCCCGACACCTTGCGGGTCCGTGTCCTGAGCTGCTCCGCCGATCCCGACCTGCAGCCCTACCGCAGGTACATCGCTGCTCGCGTGGGTGCGCTGGACGCGTCGGGATTCCCGGTGATCTCCAGTGAAGGCGGTCATCGGCATCATCGTGCGGTCGCCGGAGCGGTGGCGGCGGCGGCCACGATGATCGCGGTCGCCGTCGTCTTCGCCAACGCGGGAATGGTCCTGGAGGGGCCCGCCCGCGGCGCGGTCGCCGGGGAGCCGCCGCAGCCGGGCTCGCCGACGACCGGAACGCCGCCCCCGTCACTCGGGCAGGGGCGGGGCACGCCCGGCGGGGACGTCACCCCGGACCGCGCCGTCTCCCCAGGGGCGTCCTCGTCGTCGCCGCGGCCGGAGCAGCTTCCCGTGGTACCGGTGGAGGCGGTTGCGTCCCCCACCGTCTCGTCCTCTCCCGAATCGCCCGCTCCGCCCACCACCAGATCGGTCACCGAGCCCGCTCCGGTCCCGCCTCCGCCCAGCCCGACCCGGCACCACACCGGCTCGGTGAACGCCGATCCCCCCGTCAGCCGGTCGGAGAGACCCTCGACGCCCTCCAGGTCGGCGACGGGCGGCCGACCCGACTCGCCGTCTCCGTCTGACGGCGGCCGGTCCACTCATCCCAGGCC
- a CDS encoding ABC-F family ATP-binding cassette domain-containing protein, with amino-acid sequence MGHVEVAHLTYVLPDGRTLLNDVSFRVGDGVKAALIGPNGAGKTTLIRLIAGDVRPTEGSVASSGGLGVMRQFIGGIRDDRTIRDLLLSVAPEPVQQAAARLEAAELAMMERDDTKTQMRYAQAITDYTDAGGYDIEVLWDTCTVAALGLPYDEVKHRSVNTLSGGEQKRLVLEALLRGPDQTLLLDEPDNYLDVPGKLWLEQALRETPKTVLLVSHDRQLLANAVERIITVEAGDVWIHGGGFAGYAQARRERNERLEELRRRWDEEHAKLKRLVNMLKQKASYNDAMAPAYHAAQTRLRRFEEAGPPQIPPRDQRISMRLRGGRTGKRAITCEGLELTGLMKPFDLEVWYGERVAVLGSNGSGKSHFLRLLAGEDVRHTGVMKLGARVVPGHFAQTHTRPDLMGRTPCEIVMTEHAKQRDEAMHALARYELAGAVGDQRFETLSGGQQARLQILLLELSGATLLLLDEPTDNLDLASAEALQEGLEGFDGTVLAVTHDRWFAADFDRYLIFGGDGRVYESPEPVWDESRVVRPR; translated from the coding sequence GTGGGGCATGTGGAGGTCGCGCATCTCACCTATGTGCTTCCCGACGGGCGGACGCTGCTGAACGACGTGTCGTTCCGGGTCGGAGACGGGGTCAAGGCGGCGCTCATCGGGCCGAACGGCGCGGGGAAGACGACGCTGATACGGCTCATCGCCGGGGACGTCCGGCCGACCGAGGGAAGCGTCGCCAGTTCCGGCGGGCTGGGGGTGATGCGGCAGTTCATCGGCGGCATCCGCGACGATCGCACCATCCGCGACCTGCTGCTCAGCGTGGCCCCCGAGCCCGTACAGCAGGCCGCGGCCCGCCTCGAGGCCGCCGAGCTGGCGATGATGGAGCGCGACGACACCAAGACCCAGATGCGCTACGCCCAGGCGATCACCGACTACACCGACGCCGGCGGCTACGACATCGAGGTGCTCTGGGACACGTGCACCGTGGCCGCGCTCGGCCTGCCGTACGACGAGGTGAAACACCGCAGCGTGAACACGCTGTCGGGGGGTGAGCAGAAGCGGCTGGTGCTGGAGGCGCTGCTGCGCGGGCCAGACCAGACGCTCCTGCTCGACGAGCCGGACAACTACCTGGACGTGCCGGGCAAGCTCTGGCTGGAGCAGGCGCTGCGGGAGACGCCGAAGACCGTGCTGCTGGTCAGCCACGACCGCCAGCTGCTGGCGAACGCCGTGGAAAGGATCATCACCGTCGAGGCCGGAGACGTGTGGATCCACGGCGGCGGGTTCGCCGGATACGCGCAGGCCCGCAGGGAGCGCAACGAGCGGCTGGAGGAGCTGCGCCGCCGCTGGGACGAGGAGCACGCCAAGCTCAAACGCCTGGTCAACATGCTCAAGCAGAAGGCCTCCTACAACGACGCCATGGCTCCCGCCTACCATGCGGCGCAGACCCGGCTGCGGCGTTTCGAGGAGGCGGGGCCGCCGCAGATTCCGCCCCGGGATCAGCGCATCAGCATGCGGTTGCGCGGCGGGCGCACCGGCAAGCGCGCGATCACCTGCGAGGGGCTGGAGCTCACCGGGTTGATGAAGCCCTTCGACCTGGAGGTCTGGTACGGCGAACGGGTCGCGGTGCTGGGGTCGAACGGGTCGGGCAAGTCCCACTTCCTGCGGCTGCTCGCGGGCGAGGACGTGCGGCACACCGGCGTGATGAAGCTGGGTGCCCGAGTGGTGCCGGGTCACTTCGCTCAGACGCACACCCGTCCCGACCTGATGGGGCGCACGCCGTGCGAGATCGTGATGACCGAGCACGCCAAGCAGCGTGACGAGGCGATGCACGCGCTGGCCCGCTACGAGCTGGCCGGGGCCGTGGGCGATCAGCGGTTCGAGACCCTCTCCGGCGGGCAGCAGGCGCGGCTGCAGATCCTGCTCCTCGAACTGTCCGGGGCGACGCTGCTGCTGCTCGACGAGCCCACCGACAACCTCGACCTGGCCAGCGCCGAGGCGCTGCAGGAGGGGCTTGAGGGGTTCGACGGCACGGTGCTCGCGGTGACGCACGACCGCTGGTTCGCCGCCGACTTCGACCGCTACCTGATCTTCGGCGGTGATGGCCGCGTCTACGAGTCGCCGGAACCGGTCTGGGACGAGAGCCGGGTCGTGCGTCCGCGCTGA
- a CDS encoding peptidoglycan-binding protein, with protein MADIDWAVPDPRRAANAAEFVAEMRRLRAWSGLTFRQLERNAASAGDVLPHSTLVAALRRDRLPREDLLRAFTRACGCDPAEVAEWMEVRRRLAAALAEPPPTPETPSSALATAAEEHTGGGGHRAGAGSKRARRIRGWPSVPVMLAVLGSLAAVLVMPGSAVRVPSGPAARQEATYGGCRLPLMMGAYGPCVVRLQERLRLRGLDLPVDAWYGPYTKMRVAAFQTLAGLPNTGMVDHETWRALEPDGRIVVARMPAAKVRQRIEEVFGDAAAEAIELAECLSTADPLWIFSTEPGVRRWGLFQFTDLELHRAGATQAMALDPEWNIQAAHAVWKRTGDFRHWKCDPTAVPEAASGIR; from the coding sequence ATGGCGGACATCGATTGGGCGGTGCCCGATCCGCGACGTGCCGCGAACGCCGCGGAGTTCGTCGCCGAGATGCGGCGGCTGCGGGCGTGGTCGGGGCTGACCTTCCGGCAATTGGAGCGCAACGCCGCCTCCGCCGGGGACGTGCTGCCGCACAGCACGCTCGTGGCGGCGCTGCGCCGGGACCGGCTGCCCCGCGAAGACCTGCTGCGAGCCTTCACCCGGGCGTGCGGCTGTGATCCCGCGGAGGTGGCCGAGTGGATGGAGGTGCGTCGCCGCCTGGCCGCCGCTCTCGCCGAGCCGCCCCCCACGCCGGAGACGCCCTCTTCCGCCCTCGCGACGGCCGCGGAGGAGCACACCGGCGGCGGAGGACACCGGGCCGGGGCCGGTTCCAAGCGGGCGCGCCGTATCCGCGGGTGGCCGTCGGTGCCGGTGATGCTGGCCGTACTGGGATCGCTGGCGGCCGTACTGGTCATGCCCGGCAGTGCCGTGCGCGTTCCCTCCGGGCCCGCCGCCCGGCAGGAGGCGACGTACGGCGGCTGCCGGCTCCCGCTCATGATGGGCGCCTACGGCCCGTGCGTCGTGCGCTTACAGGAGCGGCTCCGGCTGCGAGGCCTCGACCTGCCCGTCGACGCGTGGTACGGCCCGTACACCAAGATGCGGGTGGCGGCTTTCCAGACGCTCGCCGGTCTGCCGAACACCGGCATGGTCGATCACGAGACGTGGCGGGCGCTGGAGCCGGACGGCCGGATCGTGGTCGCGCGTATGCCGGCCGCGAAGGTGAGGCAGCGGATCGAGGAGGTGTTCGGCGACGCCGCAGCCGAGGCGATCGAGCTGGCCGAGTGTCTGTCCACCGCCGATCCGCTGTGGATCTTCAGTACCGAGCCCGGTGTGCGCCGATGGGGGCTGTTCCAGTTCACCGATCTGGAGCTGCACCGGGCGGGAGCGACCCAGGCGATGGCGCTGGACCCGGAGTGGAACATCCAAGCAGCTCACGCCGTATGGAAGCGCACCGGAGACTTCCGCCACTGGAAGTGCGACCCCACCGCCGTCCCTGAAGCCGCTTCGGGCATCCGCTGA
- a CDS encoding alpha/beta fold hydrolase yields MINVVVSEWLKLRSLRSNLYLLAFSLVSVLLCAGVAYLVIRGFDSHTGDDKLRFDSLGPGLGTGLPVAYFVMGALGALSITSEHASGMIRTSLTVVPRRQLLLFAKIPALAAVTLIAGLVLVFGMHFATAAVLGDRAGHVLLDGRTLGVSLADPGVVAELLVTGAAMPLVAMVGLGLGAALRSTAGSLVVLIVILFVLPLMAQALPMPWRAWIGSLMIESLPGQIVAGDGAGILSPLAASTLLIVYPVVALTAGATAIAVRGRGGRPLIVGGLVSALLAGVIAIPPVEAASSVAWKPCGGDLECATVQVPVDWSKPSGRKISIRIARLPATGAHRKIGTVFSVPGGPGGSGIEDLQKAGASFTHLRGRFDVVSFAPRNTTDLGIIPVECLSSGPWLTVPADPAEYRRLGERNRKAAERCRTSDPEYFDHLDSGSIARDIEAIRVALGEEKLSFIATSYGATPATTYARMFPERVRAMYIDGGARFSGDQVERARQRYEVLEEQFARLAAWCQATPTCALHGRDVGAVWRGLTAAADRSPVPVKGERVAYRGFDLKVAATPDVISPGPAPDFPNWHRFARAVDMAVKGDASGFADYIKQTTKSLKVPSFTGMNVTHCTDGRGFRDYEEFRRVKELGERVSPNFADSELWHPLGCVGWPVPVANPPAPLPADRLPPILGAGTWVDSTDTAAIVASVPGSVMVRYNGHGHALYLGGSQCVIAHANRYLMFLRLPPRGTTCQPPAVE; encoded by the coding sequence ATGATCAACGTCGTCGTATCGGAATGGCTGAAGCTGCGCTCGCTCCGGTCCAACCTGTACCTCCTGGCCTTCTCGCTGGTGTCCGTGCTGCTCTGCGCGGGAGTGGCGTACCTGGTCATCAGAGGTTTCGACAGCCATACGGGGGATGACAAGCTGCGTTTCGACAGCCTGGGCCCGGGTCTGGGCACCGGGCTGCCGGTCGCCTACTTCGTCATGGGCGCGCTCGGCGCCCTGTCGATCACCTCCGAGCACGCCAGCGGCATGATCCGCACGAGCCTGACGGTCGTGCCGCGACGGCAGCTCCTCCTGTTCGCCAAGATCCCGGCGCTGGCCGCCGTCACGCTGATCGCCGGCCTGGTGCTCGTGTTCGGCATGCACTTCGCCACCGCGGCCGTGCTGGGAGATCGGGCCGGGCACGTCCTCCTCGACGGCCGCACGCTGGGCGTCTCCCTGGCCGATCCGGGAGTGGTGGCCGAGCTGCTGGTCACCGGGGCCGCCATGCCGCTGGTCGCCATGGTCGGGCTCGGTCTGGGCGCGGCGCTCCGCTCCACCGCGGGATCGCTGGTCGTGCTGATCGTGATCCTGTTCGTCCTGCCGCTGATGGCGCAGGCGCTGCCCATGCCGTGGCGGGCGTGGATCGGCTCCCTCATGATCGAGAGCCTGCCCGGCCAGATCGTCGCCGGAGACGGAGCCGGCATCCTCTCCCCCCTCGCGGCCTCGACCCTGCTGATCGTCTACCCGGTGGTGGCGCTCACCGCGGGAGCGACCGCCATCGCCGTACGGGGGCGCGGAGGCAGGCCGCTGATCGTCGGCGGACTGGTGTCCGCGCTGCTGGCCGGGGTGATCGCGATCCCGCCGGTCGAGGCGGCCTCCTCGGTGGCGTGGAAACCGTGCGGCGGCGACCTCGAATGCGCCACCGTCCAGGTGCCGGTGGACTGGTCGAAGCCGTCCGGCCGGAAGATCTCCATTCGGATCGCACGGCTGCCCGCCACAGGCGCGCATCGCAAGATCGGCACGGTGTTCTCCGTTCCCGGCGGCCCGGGGGGCTCGGGCATCGAGGACCTGCAGAAAGCCGGTGCCTCCTTCACCCACCTGCGCGGGCGTTTCGATGTGGTCAGCTTCGCACCCCGCAACACCACCGATCTGGGGATCATCCCCGTGGAGTGCCTCTCCAGCGGCCCGTGGCTCACCGTGCCGGCCGACCCTGCTGAGTACCGCCGGCTGGGCGAGCGGAATCGGAAGGCGGCCGAGCGGTGCCGCACGAGCGACCCCGAATACTTCGACCACCTCGACTCCGGCTCCATCGCTCGGGACATCGAGGCGATCCGCGTGGCGCTCGGCGAGGAGAAGCTGAGCTTCATCGCCACGTCCTACGGTGCGACGCCCGCCACCACCTACGCCCGGATGTTCCCCGAGCGTGTCCGCGCGATGTACATCGACGGCGGCGCCCGGTTTTCCGGTGATCAGGTGGAGCGGGCCAGGCAGCGATACGAGGTGCTCGAGGAGCAGTTCGCCCGGCTCGCCGCCTGGTGCCAGGCCACCCCCACCTGCGCCCTGCACGGCCGTGACGTCGGGGCCGTCTGGCGCGGTCTCACCGCGGCCGCCGACCGTTCACCCGTCCCGGTGAAGGGCGAGCGGGTCGCTTACCGCGGATTCGACCTCAAGGTGGCCGCCACGCCCGACGTGATCTCCCCCGGCCCGGCGCCCGACTTCCCCAACTGGCACCGGTTCGCCAGGGCGGTCGACATGGCCGTCAAGGGCGACGCCTCAGGCTTTGCCGACTACATCAAGCAGACCACGAAGAGTCTGAAGGTCCCCTCATTCACGGGTATGAACGTCACCCACTGCACCGACGGGCGGGGTTTCCGAGACTACGAGGAGTTCCGGCGGGTGAAGGAGCTCGGCGAACGGGTCTCCCCGAACTTCGCCGACAGTGAGCTGTGGCATCCGCTGGGCTGCGTCGGCTGGCCGGTCCCCGTCGCCAATCCCCCCGCCCCGCTGCCCGCCGACCGGCTGCCGCCGATTCTCGGCGCCGGCACCTGGGTCGACTCCACCGACACCGCCGCCATCGTGGCGAGCGTGCCGGGGTCGGTCATGGTCCGCTACAACGGTCACGGGCACGCCCTCTACCTCGGCGGCAGTCAGTGCGTGATCGCGCACGCCAACCGCTATCTCATGTTCCTCCGTCTTCCCCCGCGAGGCACCACCTGCCAGCCTCCCGCCGTCGAATGA
- a CDS encoding ABC transporter ATP-binding protein, giving the protein MIEVVGLTVGYGDKIAVDDLTFTVKPGLVTGFLGPNGAGKSSTMRAILGLEAPRAGAALVNGRPYESLKEPMRQVGALLDASAAHGGRSAAAHLWCLARSNGIARRRVDEVLEQVGLAEVAGRRIAGFSLGMRQRLGIAAALLGDPGVLMFDEPINGLDPEGIRWVRDLMRRMADEGRTVLVSSHLMGEMALTADHVVVIGRGRLIADTAMTELIERFQRGVLVRAADRRALAEVLRANGATVREEGDGLSVSGVDAARIGELALAHGIALHELTPRNASLEEAFMELTGESVEFGSGGAAR; this is encoded by the coding sequence ATGATCGAAGTGGTCGGTCTCACGGTCGGGTACGGCGACAAGATCGCCGTCGACGACCTGACCTTCACCGTGAAACCCGGCTTGGTGACCGGCTTCCTCGGCCCCAACGGGGCGGGCAAGTCCTCCACGATGCGGGCGATTCTCGGCCTGGAGGCGCCCCGGGCCGGAGCGGCGCTCGTGAACGGCCGGCCGTACGAGTCGCTGAAAGAACCGATGCGGCAGGTCGGCGCCCTGCTCGACGCGAGCGCGGCGCACGGCGGGCGGAGCGCCGCCGCACACCTGTGGTGCCTGGCGCGCAGCAACGGCATCGCCCGTCGACGGGTGGACGAGGTGCTGGAGCAGGTGGGCTTGGCCGAGGTCGCCGGGCGGCGGATCGCGGGGTTCTCGCTGGGCATGCGCCAGCGGCTCGGCATCGCGGCGGCGCTGCTCGGCGATCCCGGGGTGCTGATGTTCGACGAGCCGATCAACGGGCTGGATCCCGAGGGCATCCGGTGGGTCCGCGATCTGATGCGCCGGATGGCCGACGAGGGCCGCACCGTCCTGGTCTCCAGTCACCTGATGGGCGAGATGGCGCTCACCGCCGATCACGTCGTGGTCATCGGGCGCGGCAGGCTGATCGCCGACACCGCCATGACCGAGCTGATCGAGCGGTTCCAGCGGGGCGTGCTGGTCCGCGCGGCCGATCGGCGGGCGCTGGCGGAGGTGCTGCGCGCGAACGGCGCGACCGTGCGCGAAGAGGGCGACGGATTATCGGTGAGCGGCGTGGACGCCGCGCGGATCGGCGAGCTGGCCCTCGCGCACGGGATCGCGCTGCACGAGCTGACACCGCGCAACGCCTCCCTGGAGGAGGCGTTCATGGAGCTGACCGGGGAGAGCGTCGAGTTCGGCTCGGGAGGGGCCGCCCGATGA
- a CDS encoding sensor histidine kinase, producing MRRVRRMLDPPIGLLLNAVTGVAAWPLFPLLGGCAVLVPVGGLGRFLMTRVLGAVRALADFHRDRAARVLGHKTAPRPERDRTARDLAWLAVHAVVGPACPISVVALFHFARVILYLRTAESSPTVSLTLSLSILAFVATGLAAIPLLHTLHARLTELLLRPSLAGRIRELAESRAAVIDAQAAELRRIERDLHDGVQARLISMRMNLGLIRSMTDADPVRELAREAYDTAGEALAELRALVRGILPPVLADRGLAGAIHAAALLHPIPVEVDIDLPARPEPPVESAVYFAAVEALNNVAKHSEATRAWVRLSHSDGVLRLSVIDNGRGGADPAAGTGLDGIRRRLSAFDGTLTVHSPPGGPSEITMELPCALSSQKISHS from the coding sequence ATGCGCAGGGTCCGCCGCATGCTCGATCCGCCCATCGGGCTGCTGCTGAACGCCGTCACCGGTGTGGCGGCGTGGCCGCTGTTCCCGCTGCTCGGCGGGTGCGCCGTCCTGGTCCCCGTCGGCGGGCTCGGCCGGTTTTTGATGACCCGCGTGCTCGGCGCGGTCCGCGCCCTGGCCGACTTCCATCGGGACAGGGCGGCTCGGGTGCTCGGCCATAAGACGGCACCGCGGCCCGAGCGGGATCGGACCGCGCGCGACCTGGCCTGGCTGGCCGTCCACGCCGTCGTCGGCCCGGCCTGCCCGATCTCCGTCGTGGCGCTGTTCCACTTCGCGAGGGTGATCCTCTACCTGCGGACGGCGGAGAGCAGTCCGACGGTGTCGCTGACCCTGTCGCTGTCGATCCTCGCCTTCGTGGCGACCGGGCTGGCCGCGATCCCCCTGCTGCACACGCTGCACGCGCGTCTGACGGAGCTGCTGTTGCGGCCCTCCCTGGCGGGCCGGATCAGGGAGCTGGCCGAGTCCAGGGCCGCGGTCATCGACGCGCAGGCGGCCGAGCTGCGCCGGATCGAGCGTGATCTGCACGACGGCGTGCAGGCCAGGTTGATCTCGATGCGGATGAACCTCGGCCTGATCAGGAGCATGACCGACGCCGATCCGGTCCGCGAGCTGGCGCGGGAGGCGTACGACACGGCCGGGGAGGCGCTGGCCGAACTGCGCGCCCTGGTGCGCGGCATCCTTCCGCCGGTGCTCGCCGACCGGGGGCTCGCGGGTGCGATCCACGCCGCCGCGCTGCTCCACCCGATCCCGGTGGAGGTCGACATCGATCTGCCCGCCCGGCCGGAGCCGCCCGTCGAGTCCGCGGTCTACTTCGCCGCCGTCGAGGCGCTGAACAACGTGGCCAAGCACAGCGAGGCCACGAGGGCGTGGGTACGGCTGAGCCATTCGGACGGCGTCTTGAGGCTGTCCGTGATCGACAATGGTCGCGGCGGTGCCGATCCGGCGGCCGGGACCGGCCTCGACGGCATCCGGCGCCGGCTGTCCGCCTTCGACGGCACGCTCACCGTCCACAGTCCTCCCGGCGGCCCGAGTGAGATCACCATGGAGCTCCCGTGCGCGTTGTCATCGCAGAAGATCTCGCACTCTTGA
- a CDS encoding response regulator transcription factor, whose translation MRVVIAEDLALLRDGLVRLLTAHGFEVVEAVDNAPMLLNAVTRHRPDVAVIDVRLPPTFTDEGLRAALEARRRLPGLPVLILSQYVEQLYARELLSDRSGAVGYLLKDRVGDVEQFVDAVRRVAEGGTAMDSEVISQLLTRRRRDEPLGRLTPKEREVLAMMAEGLSNTAIAARLSVTDKAISKHTNNIFAKLGLPPSDDHNRRVLAVLAYLEAGPG comes from the coding sequence GTGCGCGTTGTCATCGCAGAAGATCTCGCACTCTTGAGAGACGGCCTGGTCCGCCTGCTGACGGCGCACGGCTTCGAGGTGGTCGAGGCGGTCGACAACGCCCCCATGCTGCTCAACGCGGTGACCCGGCACCGGCCCGACGTCGCCGTGATCGACGTACGGCTGCCACCGACCTTCACCGACGAGGGCCTGCGCGCCGCCCTGGAGGCCCGCAGACGGCTGCCGGGGTTGCCGGTGCTGATCCTCTCCCAGTACGTCGAGCAGCTCTACGCCCGCGAGCTGCTGTCCGACCGTTCCGGCGCGGTGGGCTACCTGTTGAAGGACCGGGTGGGCGACGTCGAGCAGTTCGTGGACGCGGTGCGCCGGGTGGCGGAGGGCGGCACCGCGATGGACTCCGAGGTGATCTCCCAGCTCCTCACCCGCCGCAGGCGCGACGAGCCTCTCGGCAGGCTGACCCCCAAGGAGCGCGAGGTGCTCGCGATGATGGCCGAAGGCCTGTCCAACACCGCGATCGCCGCCCGCCTGTCGGTCACCGACAAGGCGATCAGCAAGCACACCAACAACATCTTCGCCAAGCTGGGACTGCCGCCGTCCGACGACCACAACCGCCGGGTGCTGGCCGTGCTCGCCTACCTCGAAGCCGGGCCGGGCTGA
- a CDS encoding SDR family NAD(P)-dependent oxidoreductase, translating into MDLQLSGRVAVVTGASKGIGLAVTRTFLEEGARVVAASRRSTPELDALARPEPVHVPVDLMDAEAPGRVVARAVRRPAGGRRRGRPAGLPALGLHDRRSSSWTAAASRQCDGHTSGPTTG; encoded by the coding sequence GTGGATCTGCAGCTTTCCGGGCGCGTCGCGGTGGTCACCGGAGCGTCCAAGGGGATCGGCCTCGCCGTCACGCGCACGTTCCTGGAGGAGGGCGCCCGGGTGGTGGCCGCCTCCCGCAGGAGCACGCCCGAGCTGGACGCGCTGGCCCGGCCCGAGCCGGTGCATGTCCCCGTGGACCTGATGGACGCCGAAGCGCCGGGCCGGGTCGTGGCACGGGCGGTTCGTCGACCCGCAGGAGGTCGCCGACGCGGTCGTCCTGCTGGCCTCCCCGCGCTCGGGCTCCACGACCGGCGCAGCTCGTCGTGGACGGCGGCGGCGTCAAGACAGTGCGACGGGCACACGTCCGGCCCGACCACCGGGTGA